Genomic window (Streptomyces sp. TG1A-60):
CTCGCCACGGACGAGGAGATCGACCGGCATCTGGCCAACGTGGCCTCCGGCACGATGGACCTCGCCGCTCCACCGCTGATCTCGGCGTGGGGGCGCAAGGTGTAACTGAGGTACGGGGGCCTGCTCTGCCCCATGGCGGGGCGGTCCACGTCGCACCGTCGACGGCACGGACATCAGTGGGGCGACGGCGGCCTCCCGCCCACCTTCTCCACCGCCAGCGCCCCCGCCCCGCACCCTTCGGCCGCCGCTTCCTCAACCCCCGCGCCCGCGAGCAGCGCGGCCAGGAACGCCCCGGTGAAGGCGTCACCCGCGCCGGTGGTGTCGTGGGGCGTGGCGGGGACCGCCGGCACCCGGGACTCGACGCGGCCCGCACGGGCGACCAGCGCACCGTCGGCCCCCTGCTTGGCGACGACCAAGGGAACGAGACGGCTCAACTTGGCCGCCGCGTCGGCCGGATCGGGCAGCCCGGTCAGCAGGAACGCCTCGTCGCGATTGGGCAGCAGTACGTCGGCCCCCTCGATGAGCCCGAGGAAACGGTCCACACCGAGCCGCGTGAGGAACCCCGCCGACGCGGGATCCACACTCACCGGCACCCCACGCGCGCGTGCCGACTCCAGCGCCACGGCGACCAGCGCGCGGCTCGACTCGGAGAAGAACAGATAGCCCGACAGATGCAGTCGCGCGACCCCGTCGAGCAGGGACGGGGCCCAGTCGGCCGGGTCCAGCCGCAGCGAGGCCCCGCTGTCCGTGAGGAATGTGCGCTCGGCCGCGTCGCACGCGTCCACCAGGCAGATCACCGTCCCCGTCGCCGCCGCCGGATCGACGACCAGGTGGGGCCGCACTCCCGAAGCCCGTAGCTCCCGCTGGTGCCACTCGGCCCCGTCCGTGCCCACGCGCCCGAGCAGCCGCACGTCCGCGCAGCCCCGATAAGCCGCCCAGCAGGCCACGTTGGCACCCGCCCCGCCCGGTAGGGTCCGGATCGCGGAGGCCGTGTCGGTGCCCGGCGAGAGCGGCCCGCGGTGCCGGGCGACGACATCCGTGACCACGTCACCCACGACGAGCAGCGCCCCACCCACCGCACAGCCGGGCCCGTGCACCCCACCCTCGGACCCGGCGGCCCCGCACCGCCGTCTCATGCCCCGGCCCAGGCCGCCGCGATGCGCGACGCGAGCCGTACGTTGCCCCGTACCGCCGCCAGGTTGGCGCCGAGGGAGGCGCCGTCGGTGTGCCGTACCAGGTAGCTCAGCAGGAACGGTGTGACCGCCTGGCCCGTGACGCCCTCCGTCTCGCACGCCCGCAGCGCCTCGTCGAGCACCCGCGCGTGCAGTTCGGGATCGAGCTGCTCCTCCTCGGGGACGGGATTGGCGACGATCAGCGCCGACTGCGGGCCGTCGAGTGCGTCTTGCGCGCGCATGACGTCCGCGACCTCGCCCGGCGACCCGAGCGTCCACTCCACCGGGTGACCCGAGTCGGACAGATAGAAGCCGGGGAAGCGCTCCGTGCCGTACCCGGCGACCGCGACACCCAGCGTCTCCAGGCGCTGCAAGGTCGCCGGCACGTCCAGGATCGACTTCACGCCCGCGCACACCACGGTGATCCGGGTACGTGCCAGAAGCCCCAGATCGGCGGACTCGTCCTGGGTCACCGTCCACTCCCGGTGCACGCCCCCGAGCCCGCCCGTCGCGAACACCCGTACGCCCGCCAGGGCCGCCAACTGGGCGGTCGCCGACACCGTGGTCGCACCGCTCGCCCGCGAGGCCACGGCGAGCGGCAGATCGCGGTGGCCGAGCTTGCGGATGCCGTCCTCGTTCGCGACCCGCTCCAACTGCTCCTTGTCGAGGCCGATGTGGGGCCGCCCGTCGAGGACGGCGATCGTCGCCGGTACGGCGCCCTCCCGCCGTACGACGTCCTCCAGCTCCAGCGCCACCCGCAGGTTGCGCGGTCGGGGCAGCCCGTGCGCGACGATCGTGGACTCCAGCGCCACCACGGGGCGACGCGCGTCGAGCGCTTCCCGCACATCTTCGGACATCAGCAGCACGCGCTTGCCTCCTGTCAGACGTTCTTCCCTCATCTCTGGCAGACGGCGCGCCCGGCCAAACCCTTGCGAGCTGTGGTGCGGGACACCAGCCTGGAACGCATGACCGACAACACGATGCGTCTCGACCATGTCGTCCTCTGGGTCCAGGAGCCGGTCACCGCTGCCGACTTCTACGAGAAGGCCGTCGGCCTGGAACCCTTGAGGATCACCGAATACGCCGCAGGACAGGTCCCCTTTCCCTCCATACGCCTCAACGACGAGACCATCCTCGACCTCATGCCGCTCACCATGGCCGAGCGTATGAGGATGGTCCCCGGCGCCGCAGACAGCGCCGGCCACCCCGTCAACCACGTCTGCCTCGCCATGCCGGCCGACGACTTCGACGAGCTGCGCGCCCGCCTGGAGGAACGCGCGGTGCCCGTCTCGGACATCTCGAACGACTCCTTCGGAGCGCGTGGAAAGGCCCGGCGCAACTTCTACTTCCGCGACCCCGACGGCAACGTCTTCGAGGTACGGCACTACGCGTAGTGTCCGAACGTCCGAACGTCCGGACAATAAGGGAACTTCAGGGCCCGCGGCCCCTCAGAACAGCGGCTCCGGAAGGATCCCTTCGAGTGCCAGCAGCTTCCGCTTGGTCTCCAGGCCGCCGCCGAATCCGCCGATGCCGCCGGCGCTCTCGACCACGCGGTGGCACGGCACCACCACCGGCAGCGGGTTCGACCCCATCGCGACGCCGACCGCCTGGGCCGCGCCGGGCTGCCCCACACGCCGTGCCAGGTCGCCGTAGCCCACGACCGAGCCGTACGGCACGCCGGAGGCGAGCTCGCGCAGCACCTGTCGGTTGAACCCGGATATCAGCGACCAGTCCAGCGGCAGCTCGAAGTCCTGCCGCCGACCCGCGAAGTAGGCCTCGACCTGGCGTATGGCCTCGGCCAGCTGAGGGGCGGCGGGGTCCTCGACGGGCGCGGTGCCGAGACGTGAGGCGAGCCGGTCGAGCGCCGTGTCCCGCACCGCCTCCGTGGCGTGGAACACGACGTTCACCAGGCCGTCGTCCGTCGAGGCCAGCAGCAGCGGGCCGATGCCCGTGCCGACGACGGCCCACACGACCTGCTGCTCGTCCCGCGCATGACTGTTCATGCGACCACCGTACGGTCCGCCACTGACAACGCCCCTGGCGTGCGCCCCGCCCGGGAACGCACGCCACCGGTCAGGCCGCCCCGTCAGCTCCGTGTGGCCTCGCTGACCACGTCCGGCTTGTTGGTGATGATGCCGTCCACGCCGTAGCCCGCCACCTCGCGGGCGTTGTCCGCGTCGTTCACGGTCCAGGCGAGGATCTCCAACGGCTTTCCGTGCGGACCGTCGAGTGCGTGGATCGTGGCGACGTACGACTCGGAGATGGTCGTGTACGAGGAGTTGATCTGGTCGCTGAACGTCGCGTACTCGGGCAGGTCGGCGATGTCCGGGGTGCCGAGGAAACCGGTCTTCACCGCCGGGCGCAGCTCGTGGATCCGCCGTACGGTGTCGGCACTGAAGCTCTGGATCACCAGTTTCCTGAGCCGCGACGGGCTGAGCCAGCCCTCGTTGCCGAGCACCTTCAGGGTCTGCTGTTCGATGCCCGGATAGAGCCGGGGGTTCTTGATCTCCAGGACGAGCTTCTGGTGATTGCGTGACACACGCCTCATGTACTGCTCCAGCGTCGGCACGCGCGCGCCCGCGTAGTCGCTGCCGAACCAACTGCCCGCGTCCAGGCGGGCGATCTCGGCGGCGGTGAAGTCCGCCACGTTCCAGGGCGCGCGGTCCGGATAGAGCTCCTCGACATCGGTCGTCCGCGCCAGTGACGCGTCGTGGACGATGACGAGCCTGCCGTCCTTGGTCCGCTGGACGTCGTTCTCGACCCAGCTGAAGCCCATCTCGTCGGCCTTGTCGACGGCGGCCAAGGTGTTCTCGGGCGCGTACGCGGAGGCTCCGCGGTGCGCGACGACCAGCGGACCGTCGGTGTCGGGAGCCGCGTGGGCGGCGGAGGTGGGGAGCAGGAGGACGGCCCCCATGAACACTGTGGTCGCGGCGGCAACTGCGCGCACGTGCATGCGTACTCCTCGCGTCGATCGATCACTGTCAGCTCAAGAGTTACAGCAGAGAGTCAACGGCAGGAGGGCGCAGGATGGCCATGAAATGAATGGAGTTGTCCAAGTCCAATCACGAGCACCGCACAAGTGGGGCAAGGACGTGTTTCTTTGCCGGAAAATCGTTCGACCATTCCGGTGGGGGTCATACTCTCTGCGACAACCCTGACCGTCGTGGCGGTCCTGGGGGTGGGGCATCGCAGGGAATCCAGGGACGCGACAGGACGGGAAAGGCAGCCGCGGATGCAGGGCACGATCGACGGCTTCAGCTACGGACTCGTCACACCGGTGGTGGCCTATCTCATGGCCTGCCTCGGGGGCGCGCTCGGCCTGCGCTGCACCACCAGGTCGATGTTCGCCGACGGCCGCCTGCGGATCGGCTGGCTGGCGCTGGGCTCGGCGGCCATCGGCTCCGGCATATGGACCATGCACTTCGTCGCGATGATGGGGTTCAAGGTCCTGCAGACCCCGATCCACTACGACCCGCTGACGACGTTCGCGAGCCTCGCCGTCGCGATCGTCATGGTCGGCATCGGGATCTTCATGGTCGGCTCCAAGGGGGCGAACGGAGCCGCGCTCTTCACCGGCGGCACCGTCACCGGCCTCGGCATGGCCTCCATGCACTACCTGGGCATGGCGGGAATGCGCCTCAACGGCACGCTGCAGTACAACACCCTCACGGTGGCCGCCTCGGTCGTCATCGCCGTGGTGGCCGCGATCGCCGCCCTGTGGGCCGCCGGGCAGATCCGCGGCTTCCTGTGGAGCGTGGGCGCCAGTCTCGTCATGGGGGTCGCGGTCAGCGGCATGCACTACACGGGTATGGCCGCCCTCAGCGTCCACCTGCACAGCGCGTCGCCCGCCCCGGTCGAGGGCTCCTCGTCCGCCGCCCTGCTCGCCCCGCTGATGATCGGCCCGCTGGTCTTCCTGCTCCTCGCGGGCGTCGTCGTGATGTTCGACCCGTTCATGATCATGTACAGGTTCCACGCCCACCCCGTCGAGCGGCGGCCGGGCATCCCGGCCCAGGCAACCGCCCACACCTGCCGACGCCAGGAGTCCCACACCGCTCACAAGCACCGCGAGCGGAGTTCCCGCACCCCGCAGCGCCGCTGACCGCGCTCCCGGGAAACCACTGATCGGAGCCCGTTGTCAGTGCGGGGCCGTACGGTGGATTGCATGCGGCCCGTTTCCAAGATCGAACGCACGGTGGCGCCCTTCGAGGTCGTCAGTCCCTACCAGCCGAGCGGCGACCAGCCCACGGCCATCGCCGAGCTCGCCCAGCGCATCGGAGCGGGTGAGAAGGACGTCGTCCTGCTCGGCGCGACCGGCACCGGCAAGTCCGCCACCACCGCGTGGATGATCGAGAAGCTCCAGCGCCCCACCCTCGTGATGGCGCCGAACAAGACCCTGGCCGCCCAGCTGGCCAACGAGTTCCGCGAGCTGCTGCCGAACAACGCCGTCGAGTACTTCGTCTCGTACTACGACTACTACCAGCCAGAGGCCTACGTCCCACAGTCGGACACCTACATCGAGAAGGACTCCTCGATCAACGAGGAGGTCGAACGCCTGCGCCACTCCGCGACGAACTCG
Coding sequences:
- a CDS encoding PfkB family carbohydrate kinase, with translation MGGALLVVGDVVTDVVARHRGPLSPGTDTASAIRTLPGGAGANVACWAAYRGCADVRLLGRVGTDGAEWHQRELRASGVRPHLVVDPAAATGTVICLVDACDAAERTFLTDSGASLRLDPADWAPSLLDGVARLHLSGYLFFSESSRALVAVALESARARGVPVSVDPASAGFLTRLGVDRFLGLIEGADVLLPNRDEAFLLTGLPDPADAAAKLSRLVPLVVAKQGADGALVARAGRVESRVPAVPATPHDTTGAGDAFTGAFLAALLAGAGVEEAAAEGCGAGALAVEKVGGRPPSPH
- a CDS encoding pseudouridine-5'-phosphate glycosidase, whose amino-acid sequence is MSEDVREALDARRPVVALESTIVAHGLPRPRNLRVALELEDVVRREGAVPATIAVLDGRPHIGLDKEQLERVANEDGIRKLGHRDLPLAVASRASGATTVSATAQLAALAGVRVFATGGLGGVHREWTVTQDESADLGLLARTRITVVCAGVKSILDVPATLQRLETLGVAVAGYGTERFPGFYLSDSGHPVEWTLGSPGEVADVMRAQDALDGPQSALIVANPVPEEEQLDPELHARVLDEALRACETEGVTGQAVTPFLLSYLVRHTDGASLGANLAAVRGNVRLASRIAAAWAGA
- a CDS encoding VOC family protein, encoding MTDNTMRLDHVVLWVQEPVTAADFYEKAVGLEPLRITEYAAGQVPFPSIRLNDETILDLMPLTMAERMRMVPGAADSAGHPVNHVCLAMPADDFDELRARLEERAVPVSDISNDSFGARGKARRNFYFRDPDGNVFEVRHYA
- a CDS encoding methylated-DNA--[protein]-cysteine S-methyltransferase; translation: MNSHARDEQQVVWAVVGTGIGPLLLASTDDGLVNVVFHATEAVRDTALDRLASRLGTAPVEDPAAPQLAEAIRQVEAYFAGRRQDFELPLDWSLISGFNRQVLRELASGVPYGSVVGYGDLARRVGQPGAAQAVGVAMGSNPLPVVVPCHRVVESAGGIGGFGGGLETKRKLLALEGILPEPLF
- a CDS encoding glycerophosphodiester phosphodiesterase family protein, which encodes MHVRAVAAATTVFMGAVLLLPTSAAHAAPDTDGPLVVAHRGASAYAPENTLAAVDKADEMGFSWVENDVQRTKDGRLVIVHDASLARTTDVEELYPDRAPWNVADFTAAEIARLDAGSWFGSDYAGARVPTLEQYMRRVSRNHQKLVLEIKNPRLYPGIEQQTLKVLGNEGWLSPSRLRKLVIQSFSADTVRRIHELRPAVKTGFLGTPDIADLPEYATFSDQINSSYTTISESYVATIHALDGPHGKPLEILAWTVNDADNAREVAGYGVDGIITNKPDVVSEATRS
- a CDS encoding MHYT domain-containing protein, which encodes MQGTIDGFSYGLVTPVVAYLMACLGGALGLRCTTRSMFADGRLRIGWLALGSAAIGSGIWTMHFVAMMGFKVLQTPIHYDPLTTFASLAVAIVMVGIGIFMVGSKGANGAALFTGGTVTGLGMASMHYLGMAGMRLNGTLQYNTLTVAASVVIAVVAAIAALWAAGQIRGFLWSVGASLVMGVAVSGMHYTGMAALSVHLHSASPAPVEGSSSAALLAPLMIGPLVFLLLAGVVVMFDPFMIMYRFHAHPVERRPGIPAQATAHTCRRQESHTAHKHRERSSRTPQRR